Proteins found in one Micromonospora sp. WMMD1082 genomic segment:
- a CDS encoding ABC transporter ATP-binding protein → MLLELDNVSVTYGRIEALHGISLSVNEGEVVALIGANGAGKTTTMRAISGIRSLAGGRITFNGEDISKLRADLRVVRGLCQSPEGRQIFPGMTVLENLDMGAYTRRDHAGIAADLERVLELFPRLRERRKQAGGTLSGGEQQMLAVGRALMSRPKLLLLDEPSMGLAPMIIQQIFDIIVEINQQGTTVLLVEQNAQQALSRAHRAYVLETGRIVKEGTGQELLHDPSIKEAYLGVA, encoded by the coding sequence ATGCTGCTTGAGTTGGACAACGTCAGCGTCACGTACGGCCGGATCGAGGCGTTGCACGGCATCAGCCTCAGCGTCAACGAGGGCGAGGTGGTGGCCCTGATCGGCGCCAACGGCGCCGGCAAGACCACCACCATGCGGGCGATCTCCGGCATCCGGTCGCTCGCGGGCGGCCGGATCACCTTCAACGGCGAGGACATCAGCAAGCTCCGCGCCGACCTGCGGGTGGTCCGGGGCCTGTGCCAGTCGCCCGAGGGTCGGCAGATCTTCCCGGGTATGACCGTCCTGGAGAACCTGGACATGGGGGCGTACACCCGGCGGGACCACGCCGGCATCGCCGCCGATCTGGAGCGGGTGCTGGAGCTGTTCCCCCGGCTGCGCGAGCGGCGCAAGCAGGCCGGTGGCACCCTCTCCGGCGGTGAGCAGCAGATGCTCGCCGTCGGTCGGGCGCTGATGAGCCGGCCGAAGCTGCTGCTGCTGGACGAGCCGTCGATGGGCCTGGCCCCGATGATCATCCAGCAGATCTTCGACATCATCGTGGAGATCAACCAGCAGGGCACCACCGTCCTGCTGGTGGAGCAGAACGCGCAGCAGGCGCTCTCCCGCGCGCACCGGGCCTACGTCCTGGAGACCGGGCGGATCGTCAAGGAGGGCACCGGCCAGGAACTCCTGCACGACCCGTCGATCAAGGAGGCGTACCTGGGCGTGGCCTGA
- a CDS encoding transcriptional regulator: MRARVRALRAQGHNIRSVARILSLPYTTVWHWCVDRPEATKSSSAARCFRCRPDQKNPADPAAYAYLLGLYLGDGHLVTTDRVPVLRIYCTDTWPHLIDACDAAMRAVLANRVQRVQKQGCVAVQSTGRHWPCLIPQHGPGKKHERPIVLAGWQWEILTAHVGHFLRGLFHSDGCRVSNRVTVRTKTYVYPRYMFVNESADIMELCQWALDLLGIAWKMNRPNSLSVARREAVAALDRHVGPKS, encoded by the coding sequence ATGCGGGCTCGTGTCCGTGCTCTGCGCGCCCAGGGCCACAACATCCGCTCGGTGGCGCGCATCCTCTCCCTCCCCTACACCACGGTCTGGCACTGGTGCGTCGACCGGCCCGAAGCCACCAAGTCCAGCAGCGCGGCCCGCTGCTTCCGCTGTCGACCCGACCAGAAGAATCCGGCCGACCCGGCGGCCTACGCGTACCTGCTGGGTCTGTATCTCGGCGACGGACACCTCGTCACGACCGACCGGGTGCCGGTGTTGCGCATCTACTGCACCGACACCTGGCCCCACCTCATCGACGCATGCGATGCCGCGATGAGAGCTGTGCTGGCCAACCGGGTTCAGCGAGTCCAGAAGCAGGGTTGCGTGGCGGTGCAGAGCACCGGCAGACATTGGCCGTGTCTCATCCCGCAACACGGTCCAGGCAAGAAGCACGAGCGTCCGATCGTCCTGGCCGGGTGGCAGTGGGAGATCCTGACGGCGCACGTCGGTCACTTTCTCCGCGGGCTCTTCCACTCCGACGGCTGCAGGGTCTCGAACCGGGTCACCGTCCGCACAAAGACATACGTCTACCCGCGATACATGTTCGTCAACGAGTCGGCCGACATCATGGAGTTGTGCCAGTGGGCGCTCGATCTGCTCGGCATCGCCTGGAAGATGAACCGGCCGAACAGCCTTT
- a CDS encoding ABC transporter ATP-binding protein gives MSDETTTPAAPKIPAQPGPRKTLLEIDDVTLRFGGVVALNGISFDIYEGEILGLIGPNGAGKTTCFNVMTGVYKPTSGAVRFRGERVTGRKPHQISRLGISRTFQNIRLFPEMSALENVMVGTDSRHKTSVPGALFRLYRVRPKPEELPAVTASGGIVRTWQQVRRGFAKTFGLSRHILEERAAEDKAMELLRFVGIADRANDAARNLPYGYQRRLEIARALGTEPKLLCLDEPAAGFNPAEKEDLLGLIRRIRDKGVTVLLIEHDMRLVMGVTDRIVVLEFGSKIADGGPVEVSRDPRVIAAYLGEPADAA, from the coding sequence ATGTCTGACGAGACCACCACCCCGGCGGCGCCGAAGATCCCGGCCCAGCCGGGACCGCGCAAGACGCTGCTGGAGATCGACGACGTCACGCTCCGCTTCGGCGGCGTCGTGGCGCTCAACGGGATCAGCTTCGACATCTACGAGGGCGAGATCCTCGGCCTGATCGGGCCCAACGGCGCCGGCAAGACCACCTGCTTCAACGTGATGACGGGGGTCTACAAGCCGACGTCGGGCGCGGTCCGGTTCCGCGGCGAGCGGGTCACCGGGCGCAAGCCACACCAGATCAGCCGGCTGGGCATCTCCCGGACGTTCCAGAACATCCGGCTCTTCCCGGAGATGTCCGCGCTGGAGAACGTCATGGTCGGGACGGACTCCCGGCACAAGACGAGCGTCCCCGGCGCGCTGTTCCGGCTCTACCGGGTGCGGCCCAAGCCGGAGGAACTGCCGGCGGTGACCGCCTCCGGCGGCATCGTGCGCACCTGGCAGCAGGTGCGGCGGGGCTTCGCCAAGACCTTCGGCCTCTCCCGGCACATCCTGGAGGAGCGGGCGGCCGAGGACAAGGCGATGGAACTGCTGCGGTTCGTCGGCATCGCCGACCGGGCCAACGACGCGGCGCGCAACCTCCCGTACGGCTACCAGCGGCGGCTGGAGATCGCCCGGGCGCTCGGCACCGAGCCGAAGCTGCTCTGCCTGGACGAGCCGGCGGCCGGGTTCAACCCGGCCGAGAAGGAGGATCTGCTGGGGCTGATCCGCCGGATCCGCGACAAGGGCGTGACGGTGCTGCTGATCGAGCACGACATGCGGCTGGTGATGGGTGTCACCGACCGGATCGTGGTGCTGGAGTTCGGCAGCAAGATCGCCGATGGCGGTCCGGTCGAGGTCAGCCGAGACCCGCGGGTGATCGCGGCATACCTGGGGGAGCCCGCCGATGCTGCTTGA
- a CDS encoding branched-chain amino acid ABC transporter substrate-binding protein, translated as MRRSYSRALGTAALAAVLVAAAGCQDTGSNGDNTASGDCGGKLAIFGAFTGDNAGLVLPSLNGAKLAIKQHNDANADCQVELVEFDTQGDPAQATPVANQVAGDTSFLGVIGGHFSGESDATMPVYEAAGLAMVAPSATRTDLTQKGNKSFFRVVGNDGTQAGAVATYLKGENAQRVFLIDDASAYGAGITAELTKNLGATVAGSDKIQERQSQFDATISKVRSANADFIFYGGYTREAAPLVRQLRAGGVQAKFIGPDGLYDPAFPAGASGGAEDSIITCPCLPADKAGGSFTADYQAEYGQLPGSYGAEGFDAAQIFVDAFKDGKKSRAEILEFVKAYDKQGVSKYIKFAENGDVDPSRVVIWSYQIKGTAFEPLQELKLS; from the coding sequence GTGAGGCGAAGCTATTCAAGGGCGCTGGGTACTGCCGCGCTCGCCGCGGTGCTGGTCGCCGCCGCGGGGTGCCAGGACACCGGCAGCAATGGCGATAACACCGCGTCCGGGGACTGCGGTGGCAAGCTCGCCATCTTCGGTGCGTTCACCGGTGACAACGCGGGTCTGGTGTTGCCGTCGCTGAACGGCGCGAAGCTCGCGATCAAGCAGCACAACGACGCGAACGCCGACTGCCAGGTCGAGCTGGTCGAGTTCGACACGCAGGGTGACCCGGCACAGGCCACCCCGGTTGCGAACCAGGTCGCGGGTGACACCTCGTTCCTCGGTGTCATCGGTGGTCACTTCTCCGGCGAGTCGGACGCGACCATGCCGGTCTACGAGGCCGCCGGCCTCGCGATGGTCGCGCCGTCGGCGACCCGGACCGACCTGACCCAGAAGGGCAACAAGTCCTTCTTCCGGGTGGTCGGCAACGACGGCACCCAGGCCGGTGCCGTGGCCACCTACCTCAAGGGCGAGAACGCCCAGCGGGTCTTCCTCATCGACGACGCCAGCGCCTACGGCGCCGGCATCACCGCCGAGCTGACCAAGAACCTCGGCGCCACGGTCGCCGGCAGCGACAAGATCCAGGAGCGGCAGTCGCAGTTCGACGCCACGATCTCCAAGGTCAGGTCGGCGAACGCCGACTTCATCTTCTACGGCGGCTACACCCGCGAGGCCGCGCCGCTGGTCCGCCAGCTGCGTGCCGGCGGCGTGCAGGCGAAGTTCATCGGCCCGGACGGTCTCTACGACCCGGCCTTCCCGGCCGGTGCCTCCGGCGGTGCCGAGGATTCCATCATCACCTGCCCGTGCCTCCCGGCGGACAAGGCTGGCGGTAGCTTCACCGCCGACTACCAGGCCGAGTACGGCCAGCTGCCGGGTTCGTACGGTGCTGAGGGCTTCGACGCCGCGCAGATCTTCGTGGACGCCTTCAAGGACGGCAAGAAGAGCCGCGCCGAGATCCTGGAGTTCGTGAAGGCGTACGACAAGCAGGGCGTGTCGAAGTACATCAAGTTCGCCGAGAACGGCGACGTGGACCCGAGCCGCGTTGTCATCTGGTCGTACCAGATCAAGGGCACGGCGTTCGAGCCGCTGCAGGAGCTCAAGCTCAGCTGA
- a CDS encoding branched-chain amino acid ABC transporter permease gives MNFDELFGHLGQHTVDGLSKGAIYALIALGYTLVYGVLRLINFAHSEVFMVGTFAVLGLWTAFGVENNPPIGQAVLFLVLGLIVAALASGGTALAIERIAYRPLRRKNAPPLIFLITAIGLSLVLVEIFGLVLPKLLGEAVPSMFGRARIILGMPTIIEQKTLFTVLGTSITNIQLIVFVAAVAMMAVLDWFINRTRYGRGVRAVAQNPETAALMGVNQERVIMLIFVLGGLMAGAAALLWSMRFGFTQSSIGFVLGLKAFTAAVLGGIGNLRGALLGGLFLGIVEVYGATLFASNWEDVIAFVVLVVVLMFRPTGILGESLGRARA, from the coding sequence GTGAATTTCGACGAACTCTTCGGCCACCTCGGCCAGCACACCGTCGACGGGTTGTCCAAGGGGGCGATCTATGCCCTGATCGCCCTGGGCTACACCCTGGTGTACGGCGTGTTGCGTCTGATCAACTTTGCCCACTCCGAGGTCTTCATGGTCGGCACCTTCGCGGTGCTCGGCCTCTGGACCGCCTTCGGGGTGGAGAACAACCCGCCGATCGGCCAGGCGGTGCTGTTTCTGGTGCTCGGCCTGATAGTCGCGGCGCTCGCCTCCGGCGGCACCGCGCTGGCGATCGAACGGATCGCCTACCGCCCCCTGCGGCGCAAGAACGCGCCGCCACTGATCTTCCTGATCACCGCCATCGGCCTGTCGCTGGTGCTGGTGGAGATCTTCGGCCTGGTGCTGCCGAAGCTGCTGGGCGAGGCGGTGCCCTCGATGTTCGGCCGGGCCCGGATCATCCTCGGCATGCCGACGATCATCGAGCAGAAGACGCTCTTCACGGTCCTCGGCACGTCGATCACCAACATCCAGCTGATCGTCTTCGTGGCCGCCGTGGCGATGATGGCGGTGCTGGACTGGTTCATCAACCGCACCCGGTACGGCCGGGGTGTGCGGGCGGTGGCGCAGAACCCGGAGACGGCCGCGCTGATGGGCGTCAACCAGGAACGCGTGATCATGCTGATCTTCGTGCTGGGCGGCCTCATGGCCGGCGCGGCGGCGCTGTTGTGGAGCATGCGCTTCGGCTTCACGCAGAGCAGCATCGGCTTCGTGCTCGGTCTGAAGGCGTTCACCGCGGCGGTGCTCGGTGGCATCGGTAACCTGCGCGGCGCGCTGCTGGGCGGGCTGTTCCTCGGCATCGTCGAGGTCTACGGCGCCACCCTCTTCGCGTCCAACTGGGAGGACGTCATCGCCTTCGTGGTGCTGGTCGTGGTGCTGATGTTCCGGCCCACCGGCATTCTGGGCGAGTCGCTGGGGAGGGCCCGGGCATGA
- a CDS encoding response regulator, with protein sequence MAETQTDAARRRVLIAEDEALIRLDLAEMLAEEGYEVVGEAGDGEAAVRLAEELKPDLVILDIKMPIMDGLAAAERIAGSRIAPVIILTAFSQRDLVERARAAGAMAYLVKPFQKSDLVPAVEIALSRYSEIATLEAEVAGLNDRLEVRKTVERAKGALMTTYNMSEPQAFKWIQRTAMDHRLTMKEVSERILAETTGGEVAEPTG encoded by the coding sequence GTGGCCGAGACGCAGACGGATGCCGCGCGCAGGCGGGTACTGATCGCCGAGGACGAGGCGCTGATCCGGCTGGACCTGGCCGAGATGCTGGCCGAGGAGGGCTACGAGGTGGTCGGCGAGGCCGGCGACGGCGAGGCCGCCGTCCGGCTGGCCGAGGAGCTCAAGCCCGACCTGGTCATCCTCGACATCAAGATGCCGATCATGGATGGGCTGGCCGCCGCCGAGCGGATCGCCGGCTCCCGGATCGCCCCGGTGATCATCTTGACCGCGTTCAGCCAGCGTGACCTGGTGGAGCGGGCCCGGGCGGCCGGCGCGATGGCGTACCTCGTCAAGCCGTTCCAGAAGAGCGACCTGGTGCCGGCGGTGGAGATCGCGCTCTCCCGCTACTCGGAGATTGCCACCCTGGAGGCCGAGGTCGCCGGGCTGAACGACCGGCTGGAGGTCCGCAAGACCGTCGAGCGGGCCAAGGGCGCGCTGATGACCACCTACAACATGAGTGAGCCGCAGGCGTTCAAGTGGATCCAGCGCACGGCGATGGATCACCGGCTGACCATGAAGGAGGTCTCCGAGCGGATTCTCGCCGAGACCACCGGTGGTGAGGTGGCCGAGCCCACCGGCTGA
- a CDS encoding branched-chain amino acid ABC transporter permease — MINKIRELDRSRVNALHSVADRWRALPKWQRGLAFVAFVVFLYYLPLLGIPGLTWLRTDSISGGSNWAGVLFTCAIYVLVAIGLNVVIGLAGLLDLGYIGFFAVGAYAVALFGSVNSPVVKWFQAEFDLPPTWAVTWAICAFIALVMALISGVILGWPTLRLRGDYLAIVTLGFGEIIRIVARNAEGVTRGPQGIAAIPGPEGPPSPDNQVFGLVDVKPWYWLAITVVLIMVFAVRRLEHSRVGRSWLAIREDEDAAAVMGVYPFKFKLWAFAIGAALGGFAGFLFASRYAFIDPTQFNVNLSILFVAMVVVGGSGNMVGVSVGAVLLAYLPERFREIADYRWLAFGLAMVLVMILRPQGLIPSRRRARELKDRAAEAEEAPAHV; from the coding sequence ATGATCAACAAGATCCGAGAGCTGGACCGCAGCCGGGTCAACGCCCTGCACTCGGTCGCCGACCGGTGGCGGGCGCTGCCGAAGTGGCAGCGGGGGCTGGCGTTCGTCGCCTTCGTGGTCTTCCTCTACTACCTGCCGTTGCTCGGCATCCCGGGCCTGACCTGGCTGCGTACCGACTCGATCTCGGGCGGCAGCAACTGGGCCGGCGTGCTGTTCACCTGCGCCATCTACGTGCTGGTGGCGATCGGTCTCAACGTCGTGATCGGCCTGGCCGGTCTGCTCGACCTCGGCTACATCGGGTTCTTCGCCGTCGGCGCGTACGCCGTGGCGTTGTTCGGCTCGGTGAACTCGCCGGTGGTCAAGTGGTTCCAGGCGGAGTTCGACCTGCCGCCGACCTGGGCGGTGACCTGGGCCATCTGTGCCTTCATCGCGCTGGTGATGGCGCTGATCTCCGGGGTGATATTGGGCTGGCCGACGCTGCGGCTGCGCGGTGACTACCTGGCCATCGTGACGCTCGGCTTCGGCGAGATCATCCGGATCGTGGCCCGCAACGCGGAGGGCGTCACCCGTGGTCCGCAGGGCATCGCGGCGATCCCCGGGCCGGAGGGCCCGCCGTCGCCGGACAACCAGGTCTTCGGCCTGGTCGATGTCAAGCCGTGGTACTGGTTGGCGATCACCGTGGTGCTGATCATGGTCTTCGCGGTGCGCCGGCTGGAGCACAGCCGGGTCGGCCGGTCCTGGCTGGCCATCCGGGAGGACGAGGACGCCGCGGCCGTGATGGGCGTCTACCCGTTCAAGTTCAAGCTCTGGGCCTTCGCCATCGGCGCGGCGCTCGGCGGCTTCGCGGGCTTCCTGTTCGCCAGCCGGTACGCCTTCATCGACCCGACCCAGTTCAACGTCAACCTCTCCATCCTCTTCGTGGCGATGGTGGTGGTCGGCGGGTCCGGCAACATGGTCGGCGTGTCGGTCGGCGCGGTGCTGCTGGCGTACCTGCCGGAGCGGTTCCGGGAGATCGCCGACTACCGTTGGCTGGCCTTCGGTCTGGCCATGGTGCTGGTGATGATCCTGCGGCCGCAGGGCCTGATTCCCAGCCGGCGACGGGCCCGCGAGCTGAAGGACCGCGCGGCGGAGGCAGAGGAGGCGCCCGCTCATGTCTGA